The DNA region CTCTCGGAGATGAAAGTATGGGTTAAAGGTACTTCATACTCATTACTGCTAAAGAAGAGCAAGAAATTGAAAGCCGATTTCTCCTTTAATCCTAAATTGAAAAAATATAAATCGGTACAAATTAAAGGACAGATGAACGATTGGAATCCTTCTCGATCTCCACTTGAGTTACGGGATGGGAGATATCAAACCTCAATGTGGTTAAATCCTGGTAAGTATCAATACCTTTTTGTTGTTGACGGCAAAGAAATGCTTGATCCTGAAAATCCAATGGCTGAAGATAATAATATTGGAGGACGAAACTCTATTGCGTTTGTTGGGCAAAATGTAGATAGCCTGAAACCTTCTTTAGTTACAAAAGAAATTGGTGAAGAGTTTACCATAGGTGTTGCAAATAAGGTTGATGAGATATTTGTTTTCTGGGAAAACTTCAGACTGGGAAATACCTTTGTATCGAATGACGGGAGCAAAGTACATATAAAAATACCTACAAATGCCAAATTGATGAAAAGATCAAATATTAGAATTTGGGCGTTTAACAAGTATGGTTGTTCCAATGATGTTCTAGTTCCTTTAGATTATGGTGTAGTTCTTACACAAGCAACTCAATTGGATAGAAGCGATAAGCAAGCACAGATTCTCTACTTTTTAATGGTTGATCGATTTTTTGATGGAAGCACATCCAATAATAAACCTGTTAATGATCCTGAAATACTTCCCAAAGCCAATTATTTTGGAGGGGATATTGCTGGAGTTACCCAAAAATTAAAAGAGGGGTATTTCGATTCGTTAGGAATTAATACGATTTGGCTTTCGCCTATAACCCAAAATCCATTGGGTGCGTGGGGATTGTATAATGATCCTAAAACGAAATTTTCAGGATATCATGGATACTGGCCAACATCATTGTCTAAAGTCGATTTTCGATTCGGCACATCTGACGAACTTCATAATTTGATCAACCTTGCACACAATAAGGGGATGAATATTATTCTAGATTATGTTGCTCATCATATCCATATAGAGCATCCAGCATGGAAGGAGCACCCTGATTGGTTTACGTCACTATACCTTCCAGATGGTACTTTGAATACTGAGAAATGGGACGAATACAGACTTACAACATGGTTTGATTCATTCCTTCCAACCCTCGCACTCGATAAACCAGAGGTTTACGAACCGATGTCTGATTCAGCATTATACTGGATTAAAAACTACGATATTGATGGTTTTCGGCACGATGCAACTAAACATATTCCTGAACCATTCTGGCGAAGGTTAACCCAGAAAATTAAGCAACAGCTACCCGCAAATAAATCCGTATTCCAAATAGGTGAAACTTATGGAAGTCGAGAGTTAATAAACAGTTACATTGGGAGTGGAATGATGGATTCTCAATTCGATTTCAACGTTTATGATGATGCTATTGCCGTATTTGCCAAACCCAACGTATCCTTTTCAAAATTGGATTCTTCATTACTTGAAAGTCTCGAT from Bacteroidales bacterium includes:
- a CDS encoding alpha-amylase, which codes for MIKKLLIVASVCGLLSCSNVESIQNLPQNSDIRGFATPIQLTSEKTEINLEDYFLDVNRIDSLKALPVFQIVLFQDKKLAKIQYETDKTPLLSEMKVWVKGTSYSLLLKKSKKLKADFSFNPKLKKYKSVQIKGQMNDWNPSRSPLELRDGRYQTSMWLNPGKYQYLFVVDGKEMLDPENPMAEDNNIGGRNSIAFVGQNVDSLKPSLVTKEIGEEFTIGVANKVDEIFVFWENFRLGNTFVSNDGSKVHIKIPTNAKLMKRSNIRIWAFNKYGCSNDVLVPLDYGVVLTQATQLDRSDKQAQILYFLMVDRFFDGSTSNNKPVNDPEILPKANYFGGDIAGVTQKLKEGYFDSLGINTIWLSPITQNPLGAWGLYNDPKTKFSGYHGYWPTSLSKVDFRFGTSDELHNLINLAHNKGMNIILDYVAHHIHIEHPAWKEHPDWFTSLYLPDGTLNTEKWDEYRLTTWFDSFLPTLALDKPEVYEPMSDSALYWIKNYDIDGFRHDATKHIPEPFWRRLTQKIKQQLPANKSVFQIGETYGSRELINSYIGSGMMDSQFDFNVYDDAIAVFAKPNVSFSKLDSSLLESLDYYGYHNLMGNISGNQDRARFVSYAGGSLKFDENAKKAGWKRDIEVGDAVGYKRLSMLNVFNMTIPGVPTIYYGDEFGSPGGNDPDNRRLMKFAGLNVDEKNTINITKKIVNIRKNNLALIFGDFKTLFAEQDIFAFARGYFSNRVIVVFNKSKQTKEVELILPKEYQGKEFTASFSSNFTINGNRLTLTLADNSFDILIAKN